One genomic region from Gemmobacter aquarius encodes:
- a CDS encoding molybdopterin-binding protein: MHFGEVAVDQAKGAILAHSEALPQGRLRKGAILTETDIATLKAAGFARVTVAQLESGDVAEDAAAARLAAALWSDGAGLTASKAFTGRVNLNATAPGIVALDAQAVHALNLIDPAITLATLAPYQRVTAGTLVGTVKIITYGVAGDALSRACDMAQTAGLRVLPVTLRTAGLLMTEVQGQDPKLAAKGRRAIEARLRALGMGLTQTVTVAHDETAIAKAFAGLGGDLLMILTGSATSDLLDTAPAALRRAGGIVHRFGMPVDPGNLLFHGRLGTRPVIGLPGCARSPALNGADWVLERYACGQKVTDDDIAAMGVGGLLKEIAQRPQLREPKA, translated from the coding sequence ATGCACTTCGGCGAGGTGGCAGTGGATCAGGCCAAGGGCGCGATCCTTGCCCATTCCGAGGCGCTGCCGCAGGGCCGCCTGCGCAAGGGTGCAATCCTGACCGAGACCGACATCGCCACTCTGAAAGCTGCAGGCTTTGCGCGCGTCACGGTAGCGCAGCTCGAGTCGGGCGACGTGGCCGAAGACGCGGCCGCCGCCCGCCTTGCCGCAGCACTTTGGTCGGATGGTGCAGGGCTGACCGCCAGTAAGGCCTTTACCGGCCGCGTGAACCTGAACGCCACGGCGCCGGGCATCGTGGCGCTTGACGCGCAAGCGGTCCATGCGCTGAACCTGATCGATCCTGCGATCACGCTTGCGACCCTCGCGCCCTATCAGCGCGTCACGGCGGGTACGCTGGTCGGGACGGTCAAGATCATCACCTATGGCGTGGCGGGCGACGCACTCTCGCGCGCGTGCGACATGGCGCAAACGGCAGGCCTGCGCGTGTTGCCGGTCACCCTGCGGACAGCGGGGCTGCTGATGACCGAGGTGCAGGGGCAGGACCCGAAGCTCGCCGCCAAGGGCCGCCGCGCGATAGAGGCGCGGTTGCGCGCGCTTGGCATGGGGCTGACCCAGACTGTCACCGTTGCCCATGACGAAACGGCAATCGCCAAGGCCTTCGCGGGGCTCGGGGGGGACTTGCTGATGATCCTGACCGGTTCGGCCACGTCGGATCTGCTGGACACCGCCCCCGCCGCCTTGCGAAGGGCAGGGGGCATTGTCCACCGCTTCGGCATGCCGGTCGATCCCGGCAACCTGCTGTTTCATGGCCGACTCGGCACCCGTCCGGTCATCGGCCTGCCCGGCTGCGCCCGCTCTCCGGCGCTGAACGGTGCGGATTGGGTGCTGGAACGTTATGCCTGCGGGCAAAAGGTAACCGACGACGACATCGCCGCGATGGGCGTGGGCGGCCTGCTCAAGGAAATCGCGCAGCGCCCGCAGCTGCGCGAACCCAAAGCCTGA
- a CDS encoding ferredoxin--NADP reductase, whose product MTEASLTMDAKAQTAAKPHLPDAQTVTQVTHWTDRLFSFRVTRPQSLRFRSGEFVMIGLMGENGKPLLRAYSIASPAWDEELEFYSIKVPDGPLTSKLQHIKVGDEIILRPKPVGTLVHDALLPGKRLWFLATGTGLAPFASLMREPETYEKYDQVIMMHTCREVAELEYGRQLVESLKDDPLIGEMVGDKLRYYPTTTRENFPHMGRVTDNLTSGKVFADLGLPAMNPAEDRAMVCGSLAFNVDVKKILEDFGLTEGANSDPQQFVVEKAFVGDGI is encoded by the coding sequence ATGACCGAAGCGAGCCTGACCATGGACGCAAAAGCCCAGACCGCCGCCAAGCCCCACCTGCCCGACGCGCAAACCGTCACGCAGGTGACGCATTGGACTGACCGGCTGTTTTCCTTCCGCGTGACGCGGCCGCAGTCGTTGCGGTTCCGCTCGGGCGAATTCGTGATGATCGGGCTGATGGGCGAAAACGGAAAACCACTCTTGCGCGCCTATTCCATCGCCTCGCCCGCCTGGGACGAAGAGCTGGAGTTCTACTCGATCAAAGTTCCGGATGGCCCGCTGACCTCGAAGCTCCAACATATCAAGGTCGGTGACGAGATCATCCTGCGCCCCAAACCCGTGGGCACGCTGGTGCATGACGCGCTGCTTCCGGGCAAGCGGCTGTGGTTCCTTGCCACCGGCACCGGGCTTGCGCCCTTCGCCTCGCTGATGCGCGAGCCGGAAACCTATGAAAAATACGACCAGGTCATCATGATGCACACCTGCCGCGAGGTGGCGGAACTGGAATACGGCCGCCAGCTGGTCGAAAGCCTGAAGGATGACCCGCTGATCGGCGAGATGGTGGGCGACAAGCTGCGCTACTATCCCACCACCACGCGCGAAAACTTTCCCCACATGGGGCGCGTCACCGACAACCTGACATCGGGCAAGGTCTTTGCCGACCTCGGCCTGCCCGCGATGAACCCGGCCGAGGACCGCGCCATGGTCTGCGGCTCGCTCGCCTTCAACGTCGATGTAAAGAAGATCCTCGAAGACTTCGGCCTGACCGAGGGCGCCAATTCGGACCCGCAGCAGTTCGTGGTCGAAAAGGCCTTCGTCGGCGACGGCATCTGA
- a CDS encoding DUF2849 domain-containing protein codes for MSRRFIPKVVTANRLREGDVVYLTADDRWSLLHHEAELIEDEAQANLRLLFAAAQKLYVVGAYLADAKAGPNGPEPVHFREAFRTRGPSNYAHGKQADLV; via the coding sequence ATGAGCCGCCGTTTCATTCCCAAAGTCGTGACCGCAAACCGCCTGCGCGAAGGCGACGTGGTTTACCTGACCGCCGACGACCGCTGGTCGCTGCTGCACCACGAAGCCGAGCTGATCGAGGACGAGGCACAGGCAAACCTGCGCCTGTTGTTTGCCGCAGCGCAAAAGCTATATGTCGTCGGGGCCTATCTCGCCGATGCCAAGGCAGGCCCGAACGGACCCGAGCCTGTGCATTTCCGCGAAGCCTTCCGCACCCGTGGGCCATCGAACTATGCCCATGGCAAGCAAGCCGATCTCGTCTGA
- a CDS encoding cytochrome P450, which produces MERLSQSPTDPAFVQNPYPFYERARALGPFFHWSEYGLACTGNAAAVNAIFRDRRFGREVPPECAPAIAEHTRAFYAVEAHSMLELEPPRHTRLRGLVLRAFTSRRIAALEAEIAALSHALIDAFPAGECDLLRAFGQKLPVVIIARLLGVPEAMSDQLLAWSNAMVGMYMAGRTRGAEERANRAAQEFYDFLRSYVGARRADPRDDLITHLIAATSEGERLSTDELITTCILLLNAGHEATVHSIGNGVKTLLETRTPPAALAPDAVEATVEEILRYDPPLHMFTRWAYEDIEVMGHTFRRGAQVALLLAAANRDPGVWEKPARFDPARPVRANASFGAGLHFCVGAPLARLELQVALPILFERLPKLRLAQAPLYGNVYHFHGLTALPVSY; this is translated from the coding sequence ATGGAACGCCTGTCGCAATCGCCCACCGATCCGGCCTTTGTTCAGAACCCCTATCCGTTTTACGAACGCGCCCGCGCGCTTGGCCCGTTCTTTCACTGGTCCGAATACGGGCTTGCCTGCACCGGCAACGCGGCGGCGGTCAACGCCATCTTCCGCGACCGCCGCTTCGGGCGCGAGGTACCGCCCGAATGTGCCCCTGCGATTGCCGAACACACCCGCGCCTTTTACGCCGTCGAGGCGCATTCGATGCTGGAACTGGAACCGCCGCGCCACACCCGCCTGCGCGGGCTGGTGCTGCGTGCCTTTACCTCGCGCCGGATCGCCGCATTGGAAGCCGAGATCGCGGCGCTGAGCCATGCGCTGATCGATGCCTTTCCGGCGGGCGAGTGCGATCTTCTGCGCGCCTTTGGCCAGAAGCTGCCCGTCGTCATCATCGCGCGGCTGCTCGGGGTGCCCGAAGCCATGTCAGACCAGTTGCTGGCCTGGTCGAACGCGATGGTCGGCATGTATATGGCGGGCCGCACGCGCGGGGCCGAGGAACGGGCGAACCGCGCGGCGCAAGAGTTTTACGATTTTCTGCGCTCTTACGTCGGGGCCCGCCGCGCCGATCCGCGCGATGACCTGATCACCCATCTCATCGCGGCGACAAGCGAGGGCGAACGGCTTTCTACCGACGAGTTGATCACCACCTGCATCCTTTTGCTGAACGCGGGCCACGAGGCGACGGTGCACAGTATCGGCAACGGGGTGAAGACGCTTTTGGAGACGCGCACCCCGCCTGCCGCGCTTGCCCCCGATGCGGTCGAGGCAACGGTCGAGGAAATCCTGCGCTATGACCCGCCGCTGCACATGTTCACCCGCTGGGCTTACGAAGACATCGAGGTGATGGGCCATACCTTCCGCCGTGGCGCGCAGGTGGCGCTGCTGCTGGCGGCGGCGAACCGCGATCCGGGGGTATGGGAAAAGCCTGCCCGCTTCGACCCCGCCCGCCCCGTCCGCGCCAATGCGAGCTTCGGCGCTGGCCTGCATTTCTGCGTGGGTGCCCCCTTGGCGCGGCTGGAGTTGCAGGTGGCGCTGCCGATCCTTTTCGAACGCCTGCCAAAGCTGCGCTTGGCCCAAGCACCGCTCTACGGCAATGTATACCACTTCCACGGGCTGACGGCCCTGCCCGTTTCCTACTGA
- the cobA gene encoding uroporphyrinogen-III C-methyltransferase, translating to MTDLPAPADLAPVTFAGAGPGAAAHLTLGVLRALQQADVVIHDRLVGNEVLALIPAHVQRIDMGKEGFGPSAAQADINATLVAQALTGRRVVRLKGGDCGIFGRLDEEIEALEAAGLGFTILPGLTSAAAAAASIGQSLTKRGRNRALRIVTGHDMAGFADQDWRGMAQPGEVTAIYMGKKSARFIQGRLMMHGADAATPVTVVENVSRPDQRILAATLATLPDAVAALDGPAVLLYGLAQRQAATALVQLKEASA from the coding sequence ATGACCGACCTGCCCGCCCCCGCAGATCTTGCCCCCGTCACCTTTGCCGGTGCAGGGCCGGGTGCGGCCGCGCATCTGACGCTGGGCGTGCTGCGCGCCTTGCAGCAGGCCGATGTGGTGATCCATGATCGTCTGGTCGGCAACGAGGTTCTGGCGCTGATCCCCGCGCATGTGCAGCGCATCGACATGGGCAAGGAAGGTTTCGGCCCCTCGGCCGCGCAGGCCGACATCAACGCCACGCTGGTGGCGCAGGCGCTGACGGGTCGCCGCGTGGTGCGGCTGAAAGGCGGCGATTGCGGCATCTTCGGGCGGCTGGACGAGGAGATCGAGGCGCTTGAGGCGGCGGGTCTGGGTTTCACGATCCTGCCCGGCCTGACCTCGGCTGCCGCTGCCGCCGCAAGCATCGGGCAAAGCCTGACCAAACGCGGCCGCAACCGCGCGCTGCGGATCGTGACAGGCCATGACATGGCCGGTTTCGCCGATCAGGACTGGCGCGGCATGGCGCAACCCGGTGAAGTGACCGCGATCTACATGGGCAAGAAATCGGCCCGCTTCATCCAAGGGCGCCTGATGATGCATGGCGCCGATGCCGCGACCCCCGTCACCGTGGTCGAAAACGTCTCGCGCCCCGACCAACGCATCCTTGCCGCGACGCTTGCTACCCTGCCCGATGCGGTGGCGGCGCTTGACGGTCCTGCCGTGCTTCTTTACGGCCTCGCCCAAAGGCAGGCCGCCACGGCCCTTGTCCAACTGAAAGAGGCCAGCGCATGA
- a CDS encoding XdhC family protein, with translation MDRAEHDSIPEHALDWHRSGAGAAIATVIETWGSAPRQAGSQLAISGSGEMMGSVSGGCVEGAVVTEALAALQDGQSRVLTFGVSDDTAFAVGLACGGTIRVLVEPVGQGLRVEVLERLVAARAARKAVALAVNLTDWTRHILYAGDDPAVDARFRSDRSGLDEDGRFIAIHNPPLRLVIVGAVHIAQALVTVARSCGYDCTLIDPRSAFGSAARFPGETIVEDWPDEALASLAPDARTAIVTLTHDAKLDDPAISYALRAPVFYLGCLGSTRTHAKRVERLQAAGFSPDDIARIHAPVGLDIGAKTPAEIAVSVMAQITQALRKG, from the coding sequence ATGGACCGCGCCGAACACGACAGCATTCCCGAACATGCGCTGGATTGGCACCGCAGCGGCGCCGGTGCGGCGATCGCCACGGTGATCGAGACATGGGGGTCGGCCCCGCGACAGGCGGGCAGCCAGCTTGCGATTTCGGGCAGTGGCGAGATGATGGGGTCGGTTTCGGGCGGCTGCGTCGAGGGCGCCGTAGTGACCGAGGCGCTTGCCGCTTTGCAGGACGGCCAGTCGCGCGTGCTGACCTTTGGCGTCAGCGATGATACCGCCTTTGCAGTCGGTCTTGCCTGCGGCGGCACGATTCGCGTGCTGGTCGAACCCGTGGGGCAGGGCCTACGCGTCGAGGTGCTGGAACGGCTGGTAGCGGCCCGCGCCGCCCGCAAGGCGGTGGCACTTGCCGTAAACCTGACCGACTGGACCCGCCACATCCTTTACGCCGGCGACGACCCCGCCGTGGACGCCCGCTTCCGCTCGGACCGGTCGGGCTTGGACGAAGATGGCCGCTTCATCGCCATCCACAACCCGCCGCTGCGACTGGTGATCGTCGGGGCGGTCCATATCGCCCAAGCACTGGTCACCGTTGCGCGCAGCTGCGGCTATGATTGCACCCTGATCGATCCGCGTTCGGCCTTTGGCTCGGCTGCCCGCTTTCCGGGTGAAACCATCGTCGAAGACTGGCCGGACGAAGCGCTTGCCTCGCTCGCCCCCGATGCCCGCACGGCGATCGTCACCCTGACGCATGACGCCAAGCTCGACGATCCGGCGATCAGCTACGCCCTGCGCGCGCCGGTGTTCTACCTTGGTTGCCTCGGCAGCACACGCACCCATGCCAAGCGGGTCGAACGCTTGCAGGCGGCCGGCTTTTCGCCCGACGACATCGCCCGCATCCACGCCCCTGTCGGGCTTGACATCGGCGCAAAGACCCCAGCCGAAATCGCCGTTTCAGTCATGGCCCAGATCACCCAAGCGCTGAGGAAAGGCTGA
- a CDS encoding phosphoadenylyl-sulfate reductase yields MSRFPEGSVAERVAALNARYKHHAATTVLEHALKDADLGRVALVSSFGAESVVLLHLVSVIAPETPVLFVDTRMLFAETLDYQRELAEKLHLCDVRTIRAAQPRVAFEDPDNTLHQFNTDACCAVRKVEPLERALATFDGWITGRKRYQASTRQAVEFFEAEGDTRIKVNPLAHWGRDDLEEYMVENRLPRHPLVAQGYPSIGCAPCTSKVAPGEDPRSGRWRGQDKTECGIHFIDGKPVRITKENAA; encoded by the coding sequence ATGAGCCGATTTCCCGAAGGGTCCGTGGCGGAACGGGTGGCTGCGCTGAATGCGCGCTACAAGCACCATGCCGCGACGACCGTTCTGGAACATGCGTTGAAGGACGCCGATCTGGGCCGCGTGGCGCTGGTGTCGTCTTTTGGCGCGGAGTCGGTGGTGCTGCTGCACCTCGTGTCGGTGATCGCGCCCGAAACGCCGGTGCTGTTTGTCGACACGCGGATGCTCTTTGCCGAAACGCTCGACTACCAGCGCGAATTGGCGGAAAAGCTGCATCTCTGCGACGTCCGCACCATCCGCGCCGCACAACCGCGCGTGGCGTTCGAAGACCCCGACAACACGTTGCACCAGTTCAACACCGATGCTTGCTGCGCGGTCCGCAAGGTGGAACCGCTGGAGCGGGCGCTTGCCACCTTTGACGGCTGGATCACCGGGCGCAAACGCTATCAGGCAAGCACCCGCCAAGCGGTCGAGTTCTTCGAGGCCGAGGGCGACACGCGTATCAAGGTCAACCCGCTGGCCCATTGGGGCCGCGATGACCTTGAAGAATACATGGTAGAAAACCGGCTGCCCCGCCATCCCTTGGTGGCCCAAGGCTACCCGTCGATCGGATGCGCCCCATGCACAAGCAAGGTCGCACCGGGAGAAGACCCCCGTTCGGGCCGCTGGCGCGGTCAGGACAAGACCGAATGCGGCATCCATTTCATCGACGGCAAGCCCGTGAGAATAACCAAGGAGAACGCGGCATGA
- a CDS encoding DUF934 domain-containing protein codes for MSVIVTDTGFHGEDWNAPIVALADLADHKGAVDLAHTDDPTVLKDLLDELHLIRVAFPAFNDGRAFTIARRLRMMGYTGRLRANGPVIADQYTMARRVGFDEVEIPAELALRQPAEQWAFRADWRAHDYQAKLRA; via the coding sequence ATGAGCGTGATCGTCACCGATACCGGATTTCACGGCGAGGACTGGAACGCCCCCATCGTGGCGCTTGCAGACCTTGCCGACCACAAGGGCGCGGTCGATCTGGCCCATACCGATGATCCGACCGTGCTGAAAGACCTGCTCGACGAGTTGCACCTGATCCGCGTGGCCTTTCCCGCCTTCAACGATGGCCGCGCCTTTACCATCGCGCGCCGTCTGCGGATGATGGGCTACACGGGCCGTCTGCGTGCCAATGGTCCGGTGATCGCCGACCAATACACCATGGCCCGCCGCGTCGGTTTCGACGAGGTGGAAATCCCCGCCGAACTCGCCCTGCGCCAGCCTGCCGAGCAATGGGCCTTCCGCGCCGATTGGCGGGCACATGATTATCAGGCGAAACTGCGCGCCTGA
- a CDS encoding nitrite/sulfite reductase produces MYSYSEFDEAFVRARVAQFSQQVERRLDGSLTEEEFRPLRLMNGLYLQLHAYMLRVAIPYGTINPRQMRQLAHIAQTWDKGYGHFTTRQNIQFNWPKLEDVPAILQALADVGMHAIQTSGNCVRNVTADHFAGAAADEIEDPRPVAELLRQWSTDHPEFQFLPRKFKIAITGSPNDRAVTRAHDIGLRMVRNAAGEPGFEVMVGGGLGRTPMIAHTVRDFLPKADLLPYVEAVLSVYNTLGRRDNKYKARIKITVHETGKPEITRMIEERFAELRPLFGGNDQKLLAEIEEAFAPPAFRVAPTDAYDAFYKADPAFRAWADTNLHDHKASGYAIVTISLKAHGETPGDATADQMREIAALAEEYGHSELRISHEQNVILPHVHKSDLPALHARLAKAGLATANVGLISDIIACPGMDYCALATARSIPIAQEIATRFDALDLEHEIGPLKIKISGCINACGHHHVGHIGILGLDRAGVENYQITLGGDGTETATIGEKTGPGFAYDEIVPAVERLVRAYLSVRTSQEETFLQTYRRTGIDPFKAALYDGEDSKDAA; encoded by the coding sequence ATGTATTCCTATTCCGAATTCGACGAAGCCTTTGTCCGCGCGCGCGTGGCGCAGTTCAGCCAGCAGGTCGAACGCCGCCTTGACGGGTCGCTGACCGAGGAAGAATTTCGCCCGCTGCGGCTGATGAACGGGCTTTATCTGCAATTGCACGCCTATATGCTGCGGGTGGCGATCCCTTATGGCACGATCAATCCGCGCCAGATGCGGCAGCTCGCGCATATCGCGCAGACGTGGGACAAGGGCTATGGCCACTTCACCACGCGCCAGAACATCCAGTTCAACTGGCCCAAGCTAGAGGACGTGCCTGCGATCCTGCAAGCCTTGGCCGATGTCGGGATGCATGCCATCCAGACCTCGGGCAACTGCGTGCGGAACGTCACCGCTGACCATTTCGCAGGTGCTGCAGCGGACGAGATCGAAGACCCCCGCCCCGTGGCCGAATTGCTGCGCCAGTGGTCCACCGACCATCCCGAATTCCAGTTTCTGCCGCGCAAGTTCAAGATCGCCATCACAGGCAGCCCGAACGACCGCGCCGTGACCCGCGCCCATGACATCGGGCTGCGGATGGTCCGCAACGCGGCGGGCGAACCGGGGTTCGAGGTGATGGTGGGCGGTGGCCTTGGCCGCACGCCGATGATCGCCCATACGGTGCGCGACTTCCTGCCCAAGGCAGACCTGCTGCCCTATGTCGAAGCCGTGCTTTCCGTCTACAACACGCTGGGACGGCGCGACAACAAGTACAAGGCGCGGATCAAGATCACCGTGCACGAGACGGGCAAGCCCGAGATCACCCGCATGATCGAAGAGCGCTTCGCCGAGTTGCGCCCGCTGTTCGGCGGCAACGACCAGAAACTGCTGGCCGAAATCGAAGAGGCCTTTGCCCCGCCCGCCTTCCGCGTGGCCCCGACAGATGCCTATGACGCCTTCTACAAGGCCGACCCCGCCTTCCGCGCTTGGGCCGACACCAATCTGCACGACCACAAGGCATCGGGTTACGCCATCGTCACCATCAGCCTGAAGGCCCATGGCGAAACCCCCGGTGATGCCACCGCCGACCAGATGCGCGAAATCGCGGCACTGGCCGAGGAATACGGCCATTCCGAACTGCGTATCAGCCACGAGCAGAACGTGATCCTGCCGCATGTCCACAAATCCGACCTGCCCGCGCTGCATGCCCGTCTGGCAAAGGCGGGGCTGGCCACGGCCAATGTCGGGCTGATCTCCGACATCATCGCCTGCCCCGGCATGGATTACTGCGCGCTCGCGACGGCGCGTTCGATCCCGATCGCGCAGGAAATTGCCACGCGCTTCGACGCGCTGGACCTCGAACATGAAATCGGGCCGCTCAAGATCAAGATTTCCGGCTGCATCAATGCCTGCGGGCATCACCATGTCGGCCATATCGGGATTCTCGGTCTCGACCGTGCAGGGGTGGAAAACTACCAGATCACGCTGGGCGGCGACGGCACCGAAACCGCGACCATCGGCGAAAAGACCGGACCGGGCTTTGCCTATGACGAAATCGTGCCTGCGGTCGAACGGCTGGTGCGCGCCTACCTGTCGGTGCGGACATCGCAGGAAGAAACCTTCCTGCAAACCTATCGCCGCACCGGGATCGATCCGTTCAAGGCCGCGCTTTACGACGGCGAGGACAGCAAGGATGCCGCGTGA
- a CDS encoding Lrp/AsnC family transcriptional regulator, whose translation MAVRMDDMDRKILAELQADAEQSLDEIARKVGSSKTPVWNRIRRMKEAGVITRQTAILDPEALGLEACFFVLIRTSEHEAEWQRKFLKTLKERPEVLEAHRLAGDIDYILKVRVKNARAYDTFYQALISEVKIYNVTALLSMEEIKSTTVLPV comes from the coding sequence ATGGCAGTCCGCATGGACGATATGGACCGGAAAATCCTTGCCGAGTTGCAAGCCGATGCCGAGCAAAGCCTTGATGAAATCGCCCGCAAGGTAGGGTCGTCGAAGACGCCCGTCTGGAACCGCATCCGCCGGATGAAAGAGGCGGGGGTGATCACGCGCCAGACAGCGATCCTCGACCCCGAGGCGTTGGGGCTGGAGGCCTGTTTCTTTGTCCTGATCCGAACCAGCGAGCATGAGGCCGAGTGGCAGCGCAAGTTCCTAAAGACGCTAAAGGAGCGCCCCGAGGTGCTGGAAGCGCACCGACTGGCAGGCGATATCGACTATATCCTGAAGGTGCGGGTCAAGAACGCGCGGGCCTACGACACGTTCTATCAGGCACTGATTTCCGAGGTGAAGATCTACAACGTCACAGCTTTGCTGAGCATGGAAGAGATCAAGTCGACAACGGTTCTGCCCGTGTGA
- the infC gene encoding translation initiation factor IF-3, with protein MNDRIRSPEIRLIGAEGENIGVVTPARAMQMAEEAGLDLVEISPNAEPPVCKIMDFGKFKYETQKREAEARKKQKIIEIKEIKFRPGTDTHDYDVKMRSVLKFLDEGDKVKVTLRFRGREMAHQDLGLELLNRVAADVGDNGKVESMPRLEGRQMVMMIGPK; from the coding sequence GTGAATGATCGCATCCGCTCGCCGGAAATCCGCCTGATCGGGGCCGAGGGCGAAAACATCGGTGTCGTCACCCCGGCCCGCGCCATGCAGATGGCCGAGGAAGCCGGTCTCGATCTGGTCGAGATCAGCCCGAACGCGGAACCGCCGGTCTGCAAGATCATGGACTTCGGCAAGTTCAAATACGAGACGCAGAAGCGCGAGGCCGAAGCCCGCAAGAAGCAGAAGATCATCGAGATCAAGGAAATCAAGTTCCGTCCGGGAACCGATACCCATGATTACGACGTCAAGATGCGCTCGGTGCTGAAGTTTCTCGACGAAGGCGACAAGGTCAAGGTGACGCTGCGCTTCCGTGGCCGCGAGATGGCGCACCAGGATCTGGGTCTCGAACTGCTTAACCGTGTTGCCGCCGATGTGGGCGACAATGGCAAGGTCGAATCGATGCCGCGCCTCGAAGGGCGCCAGATGGTGATGATGATCGGCCCCAAGTAA